CCTTATCAGAAAAACCCTGCCCTAACATAAACTGTTCCATAGTATCATTTACAATGGTTGCTGCATCCACCACAGTAGGAACTCCTAATGCAATTACATCTACGCCAAGACTCTCTTTGTTTAAGGCTTTGCGGTTATTACCAACCCCTGAACCCGGACTGATACCTGTATCTGTAATCTGCACTGTTTTATTTAAGCGGGTAATACTTCTGGCAGCCAGAGCATCAATTACTATCACGAGTTTTGGCATGGTTTCCCGTACGACACCTCTTAATATTTCACTGGTTTCCATACCTGTCTGTGCCATAACACCCGGTGAAATTGCACTGACATTCCCCATATGATGGTCATCTAAGAATTCTTGTCCAAATTCCTGTTTAAAATGTCTGGTTACAAATAAATTATTCACCACCTGGGGACCAAGAGCGTCGGGAGTAACCTCTCTGTTACCTAAACCTGCTACAAGAACCTCTTTTCTATCGATGTCTCCTGCCAGCATTTTAATATATTTTGCAATTTCTTTAGTTATTGGTTCATGGAAACTTTCGTCTTCCTGTCCCAGTCTTGATGCTTCTATAGTAATATAGGTACCAATCGGCTTTCCCATTGCCTCTGCACCTTTC
The nucleotide sequence above comes from Anaerocolumna cellulosilytica. Encoded proteins:
- the gpr gene encoding GPR endopeptidase, which produces MDNSKDTEIKQTKATKGSITALNKVRTDLALEVRETFKDDDVEIKGVILKEDYDKKKNIKVTTVEIKDQKGAEAMGKPIGTYITIEASRLGQEDESFHEPITKEIAKYIKMLAGDIDRKEVLVAGLGNREVTPDALGPQVVNNLFVTRHFKQEFGQEFLDDHHMGNVSAISPGVMAQTGMETSEILRGVVRETMPKLVIVIDALAARSITRLNKTVQITDTGISPGSGVGNNRKALNKESLGVDVIALGVPTVVDAATIVNDTMEQFMLGQGFSDKEIGQFTSELAGQSMNNMFVTPKNIDESIKRISFTISEALNKCFA